The Pseudoliparis swirei isolate HS2019 ecotype Mariana Trench unplaced genomic scaffold, NWPU_hadal_v1 hadal_27, whole genome shotgun sequence genome includes a window with the following:
- the lrrc73 gene encoding leucine-rich repeat-containing protein 73 — protein sequence MLPASIQITGELLSAAEVQAIVEGLQEDGVRLLSVRGCQLSDRDFARVCSGVAACGSLAQLNLNLGVVSGVSRTQRLADALKANRSLQTLFLHGSPLLDAGLVTLNSALSTHPALVCLDLGDCMLGDEALALVCGMLPPDGAKSGLRELTLSANPGISSKGWARLAIAVAHSSQLRVLNLDYNLLGDQVSGMLAVSVASSRTLEVLDLEGTGLTNQSAQGGGSRGAEPVVDRRAGGQSGRWRRPTGETGWGCWFGGGETGVEGRGRGGLEGMEEELKGKAVFDGKPVELL from the exons ATGCTGCCGGCCTCCATCCAGATCACGGGGGAGCTGCTGTCGGCGGCCGAGGTGCAGGCCATCGTGGAGGGCCTGCAGGAGGACGGGGTGCGGCTGCTGTCCGTCCGCGGCTGCCAGCTCTCCGACCGCGACTTCGCCCGCGTGTGCTCCGGCGTGGCGGCGTGCGGCTCGCTGGCGCAGCTCAACCTCAACCTGGGCGTCGTCTCCGGGGTCAGCCGGACCCAACGCCTGGCCGACGCCCTGAAGGCCAACCGGTCCCTgcagaccctgtt tctccACGGCAGCCCGCTGTTGGACGCCGGGCTGGTGACCTTGAACTCGgccctgtcgacccacccggcGCTGGTGTGTCTGGACCTGGGAGACTGCATGCTGGGAGACGAGGCGCTGGCTCTGGTCTGTGGAATGCTGCCGCCCGACGGGGCCAAGTCAG GCCTGAGGGAGCTGACTCTGAGCGCTAACCCAGGAATCAGCTCCAAAGGCTGGGCTCGCCTCGCCATCGCCGTGGCCCACAGCTCCCAGCTGAGAGTCCTGAACCTGGACTACAACCTGCTGG GGGACCAGGTCTCAGGGATGCTGGCGGTCTCGGTGGCGTCCAGCAGAACCCTGGAGGTCCTGGACCTGGAGGGGACCGGACTCACCAACCAATCAGCAcag gggggcgGCTCCAGAGGGGCAGAGCCCGTGGTGGACAGACGAGCCGGGGGTCAGTCAGGTCGATGGAGGAGGCCGACCGgagagaccgggtggggatgctggtttggaggaggtgagacgggtgtgGAGGGGCGAGGTCGTGGAGGCCTCGAAGGCATGGAGGAGGAGCTTAAAGGCAAAgcggtgtttgatgggaagccagtggagttgCTGTAG
- the mea1 gene encoding male-enhanced antigen 1 — MGLHLPEAPPTNSDDEEDPEGAAAVRSRSSIPMDPDHVDLVKRTMAAVALPSLGVPPWASEISEDQWKDLVQNTLESWQSPLGPERTATTSTTSTDPQRTATA, encoded by the exons ATGGGTCTGCACCtccctgaagccccgcccacaaacagCGATGACGAGGAGGACCCTGAGGGGGCGGCGGCCGTGAGGAGCCGCTCCTCCATCCCCATGGACCCCG ACCACGTGGACCTGGTGAAGAGGACCATGGCGGCCGTGGCGTTGCCGTCCCTCGGCGTGCCGCCCTGGGCCTCCGAGATCTCCGAGGACCAGTGGAAGGACCTGGTCCAGAACACCCTGGAGAGCTGGCAGAGCCCCCtgggccctgaacgcaccgcgaccACTTCAACCACCTCTACTGACCCCCAACGCACCGCCACAGCTTAG